One stretch of Ictalurus punctatus breed USDA103 chromosome 5, Coco_2.0, whole genome shotgun sequence DNA includes these proteins:
- the rad9b gene encoding cell cycle checkpoint control protein RAD9B isoform X3 produces MKWVIEGNGVKVFGKAVHALSRIGEEIWLDPLEKGSVLPLFRSVATLERSVYRCEITINIFDSRVVFKFKCRNGITKTHNLGYQECEALQAVFPAHLCPNILKAHPKLLSDIVMHFPVSQEEITLSISPIRVILKNYFEEDNDRIMYTEMFLHPEEFEYFHLRVDSDITFCLKELRGLLTFAESHGLQVSVHFGSSGNPVSFSLEDMLLEAVVVLATLVDPTSENPSQVSVAQEAPAHSVVGISVHEGPVEAEAINIIPHCPVHSTGEQVASSQGSPFFRPAVHVRKLMQLVGEGEDFSKSKAYLNGKSSGSALTTAVTPATFKICSLLFGAVANDQDSIKSELPSLVYASDTEDDARDSGNKEEE; encoded by the exons atgaaGTGGGTAATTGAAGGAAATGGTGTGAAAG tttttggaAAGGCAGTTCATGCTCTGTCACGGATTGGTGAGGAAATTTGGTTGGACCCACTGGAGAAAGGG TCGGTGCTGCCCCTCTTCCGCAGCGTCGCCACATTAGAGCGCAGTGTGTACAGATGTGAGATAACTATCAACATCTTCGACAGCAGGGTGGTATTCAAATTTAAGTGCAGAAATG GAATAACCAAGACACATAACTTGGGGTACCAAGAATGTGAAGCTCTGCAAGCAGTTTTTCCAGCTCACCTGTGTCCCAACATTTTAAAGGCACATCCAAA ACTTCTCAGTGACATTGTGATGCACTTCCCTGTCTCACAAGAGGAAATCACACTATCCATATCACCCATTAGAGTGATACTGAAGAATTACTTTGAAGAGGACAATG ATCGCATCATGTATACAGAGATGTTTCTACATCCTGAGGAGTTTGAATACTTCCATCTCAGAGTGGACTCAGATATAACCTTCTGTCTCAAAGAACTGAGG GGCTTGCTGACATTTGCTGAGTCTCATGGCCTACAAGTGTCTGTTCACTTTGGTTCATCTGGAAA tcctgTGTCGTTCAGTTTGGAGGATATGTTGCTGGAGGCTGTAGTAGTATTGGCTACACTAGTGGATCCAACCAGTGAGAATCCTTCCCAGGTGTCTGTTGCCCAGGAAGCTCCAGCACACAG TGTAGTGGGCATTTCTGTACACGAGGGTCCAGTAGAGGCAGAGGCAATTAATATAATTCCCCACTGTCCAGTTCATTCAACTGGGGAACAGGTGGCCTCCAGCCAGGGAAGTCCATTCTTCAGACCAGCTGTCCATGTGAGGAAGCTTATGCAACTAGTTGGGGAAGGAGAGGACTTTTCAAAATCCAAAGCTTATTTGAATGGAAAGAGCTCTGGATCCGCTTTGACCACAGCAGTAACACCAGCCACTTTCAAG ATCTGTTCTCTGCTTTTTGGGGCTGTAGCAAATGATCAGGACAGCATCAAATCAGAACTACCCAGTTTGGTGTATGCCAGTGACACTGAGGATGATGCTAGAGACAGTGGTAACAAAGAGGAAGAGTGA
- the rad9b gene encoding cell cycle checkpoint control protein RAD9B isoform X1 has protein sequence MKWVIEGNGVKVFGKAVHALSRIGEEIWLDPLEKGLAVRTVNKAHSAYACFLFSPMFFQHYTSTSDELQDNKSAKCKVSIKSVLPLFRSVATLERSVYRCEITINIFDSRVVFKFKCRNGITKTHNLGYQECEALQAVFPAHLCPNILKAHPKLLSDIVMHFPVSQEEITLSISPIRVILKNYFEEDNDRIMYTEMFLHPEEFEYFHLRVDSDITFCLKELRGLLTFAESHGLQVSVHFGSSGNPVSFSLEDMLLEAVVVLATLVDPTSENPSQVSVAQEAPAHSVVGISVHEGPVEAEAINIIPHCPVHSTGEQVASSQGSPFFRPAVHVRKLMQLVGEGEDFSKSKAYLNGKSSGSALTTAVTPATFKICSLLFGAVANDQDSIKSELPSLVYASDTEDDARDSGNKEEE, from the exons atgaaGTGGGTAATTGAAGGAAATGGTGTGAAAG tttttggaAAGGCAGTTCATGCTCTGTCACGGATTGGTGAGGAAATTTGGTTGGACCCACTGGAGAAAGGG CTGGCTGTTAGGACAGTGAACAAGGCCCATTCGGCATATGCTTGTTTCCTCTTCTCTCCCATGTTCTTCCAGCATTATACCTCAACTTCAGACGAACTGCAGGATAATAAGTCTGCAAAATGCAAAGTATCCATAAag TCGGTGCTGCCCCTCTTCCGCAGCGTCGCCACATTAGAGCGCAGTGTGTACAGATGTGAGATAACTATCAACATCTTCGACAGCAGGGTGGTATTCAAATTTAAGTGCAGAAATG GAATAACCAAGACACATAACTTGGGGTACCAAGAATGTGAAGCTCTGCAAGCAGTTTTTCCAGCTCACCTGTGTCCCAACATTTTAAAGGCACATCCAAA ACTTCTCAGTGACATTGTGATGCACTTCCCTGTCTCACAAGAGGAAATCACACTATCCATATCACCCATTAGAGTGATACTGAAGAATTACTTTGAAGAGGACAATG ATCGCATCATGTATACAGAGATGTTTCTACATCCTGAGGAGTTTGAATACTTCCATCTCAGAGTGGACTCAGATATAACCTTCTGTCTCAAAGAACTGAGG GGCTTGCTGACATTTGCTGAGTCTCATGGCCTACAAGTGTCTGTTCACTTTGGTTCATCTGGAAA tcctgTGTCGTTCAGTTTGGAGGATATGTTGCTGGAGGCTGTAGTAGTATTGGCTACACTAGTGGATCCAACCAGTGAGAATCCTTCCCAGGTGTCTGTTGCCCAGGAAGCTCCAGCACACAG TGTAGTGGGCATTTCTGTACACGAGGGTCCAGTAGAGGCAGAGGCAATTAATATAATTCCCCACTGTCCAGTTCATTCAACTGGGGAACAGGTGGCCTCCAGCCAGGGAAGTCCATTCTTCAGACCAGCTGTCCATGTGAGGAAGCTTATGCAACTAGTTGGGGAAGGAGAGGACTTTTCAAAATCCAAAGCTTATTTGAATGGAAAGAGCTCTGGATCCGCTTTGACCACAGCAGTAACACCAGCCACTTTCAAG ATCTGTTCTCTGCTTTTTGGGGCTGTAGCAAATGATCAGGACAGCATCAAATCAGAACTACCCAGTTTGGTGTATGCCAGTGACACTGAGGATGATGCTAGAGACAGTGGTAACAAAGAGGAAGAGTGA
- the rad9b gene encoding cell cycle checkpoint control protein RAD9B isoform X2, producing MKWVIEGNGVKVFGKAVHALSRIGEEIWLDPLEKGHYTSTSDELQDNKSAKCKVSIKSVLPLFRSVATLERSVYRCEITINIFDSRVVFKFKCRNGITKTHNLGYQECEALQAVFPAHLCPNILKAHPKLLSDIVMHFPVSQEEITLSISPIRVILKNYFEEDNDRIMYTEMFLHPEEFEYFHLRVDSDITFCLKELRGLLTFAESHGLQVSVHFGSSGNPVSFSLEDMLLEAVVVLATLVDPTSENPSQVSVAQEAPAHSVVGISVHEGPVEAEAINIIPHCPVHSTGEQVASSQGSPFFRPAVHVRKLMQLVGEGEDFSKSKAYLNGKSSGSALTTAVTPATFKICSLLFGAVANDQDSIKSELPSLVYASDTEDDARDSGNKEEE from the exons atgaaGTGGGTAATTGAAGGAAATGGTGTGAAAG tttttggaAAGGCAGTTCATGCTCTGTCACGGATTGGTGAGGAAATTTGGTTGGACCCACTGGAGAAAGGG CATTATACCTCAACTTCAGACGAACTGCAGGATAATAAGTCTGCAAAATGCAAAGTATCCATAAag TCGGTGCTGCCCCTCTTCCGCAGCGTCGCCACATTAGAGCGCAGTGTGTACAGATGTGAGATAACTATCAACATCTTCGACAGCAGGGTGGTATTCAAATTTAAGTGCAGAAATG GAATAACCAAGACACATAACTTGGGGTACCAAGAATGTGAAGCTCTGCAAGCAGTTTTTCCAGCTCACCTGTGTCCCAACATTTTAAAGGCACATCCAAA ACTTCTCAGTGACATTGTGATGCACTTCCCTGTCTCACAAGAGGAAATCACACTATCCATATCACCCATTAGAGTGATACTGAAGAATTACTTTGAAGAGGACAATG ATCGCATCATGTATACAGAGATGTTTCTACATCCTGAGGAGTTTGAATACTTCCATCTCAGAGTGGACTCAGATATAACCTTCTGTCTCAAAGAACTGAGG GGCTTGCTGACATTTGCTGAGTCTCATGGCCTACAAGTGTCTGTTCACTTTGGTTCATCTGGAAA tcctgTGTCGTTCAGTTTGGAGGATATGTTGCTGGAGGCTGTAGTAGTATTGGCTACACTAGTGGATCCAACCAGTGAGAATCCTTCCCAGGTGTCTGTTGCCCAGGAAGCTCCAGCACACAG TGTAGTGGGCATTTCTGTACACGAGGGTCCAGTAGAGGCAGAGGCAATTAATATAATTCCCCACTGTCCAGTTCATTCAACTGGGGAACAGGTGGCCTCCAGCCAGGGAAGTCCATTCTTCAGACCAGCTGTCCATGTGAGGAAGCTTATGCAACTAGTTGGGGAAGGAGAGGACTTTTCAAAATCCAAAGCTTATTTGAATGGAAAGAGCTCTGGATCCGCTTTGACCACAGCAGTAACACCAGCCACTTTCAAG ATCTGTTCTCTGCTTTTTGGGGCTGTAGCAAATGATCAGGACAGCATCAAATCAGAACTACCCAGTTTGGTGTATGCCAGTGACACTGAGGATGATGCTAGAGACAGTGGTAACAAAGAGGAAGAGTGA